One window of Cryobacterium arcticum genomic DNA carries:
- a CDS encoding sensor histidine kinase, which produces MGAPRPVEAPPVRSFRLAPGRVAPEQLGADLLNESKQPRKPISRAQIERVVSRAVGGVGAIFALQTYPAMLHQLDSLKPGLGIALTVAIFGGLGLAIIATLVKRFIRFTSGLFAILYLVALVAWPAMLNTPDGMLDGKSWLWYLCTVATSCAAVSFPLWWAMTYTLLAPIAYGIVRVLPAGGGAEPMLGALDAVYAILLGQVVLIIITMLRQATAAVDTAQTNALQTYSAAVRQHATEVERVQVDSIVHDSVLAALLSAAAAGTPKGAELASTMAREAITRLNEAGSIPAGDDSMVPFSELKDKIRALAGRFEEPIEFIDCDAENLSLPAYASEALYAATAQAVSNSVQHAGAPGAPVPRSVRMNANLLGGCTIEIADSGVGFDPELVPSERLGLRISIRERVATAGGTVHVRSGLGRGTSIQIEWPLSDGGDDA; this is translated from the coding sequence ATGGGCGCTCCTAGGCCGGTGGAGGCCCCGCCGGTCCGGTCCTTCCGGCTCGCGCCCGGACGGGTCGCCCCCGAACAACTCGGCGCCGACCTCCTCAACGAATCGAAGCAACCGCGTAAGCCCATCTCCCGTGCCCAGATCGAGCGGGTGGTCTCCCGCGCCGTCGGTGGCGTCGGTGCGATCTTCGCCCTGCAGACCTATCCGGCGATGCTGCACCAGCTGGACAGCCTCAAGCCGGGCCTGGGCATCGCCTTGACGGTGGCGATCTTCGGCGGCCTGGGGTTGGCGATCATCGCCACCCTGGTGAAGAGGTTCATCCGGTTCACCAGCGGGCTCTTCGCGATCCTCTACCTGGTGGCGCTGGTCGCCTGGCCGGCCATGCTGAACACCCCGGACGGCATGCTGGACGGCAAATCCTGGCTCTGGTACCTGTGTACCGTCGCCACCTCGTGCGCCGCTGTGTCGTTCCCGCTCTGGTGGGCGATGACCTACACCCTCCTCGCACCGATCGCCTACGGCATTGTGCGCGTGCTGCCGGCCGGCGGTGGTGCGGAGCCCATGCTCGGCGCTCTCGACGCCGTCTACGCGATCCTGCTCGGCCAGGTCGTGCTCATCATCATCACCATGCTCCGCCAGGCGACCGCGGCCGTCGACACGGCGCAGACGAACGCCCTGCAGACCTACTCAGCGGCCGTGCGCCAGCACGCCACGGAGGTGGAGCGGGTGCAGGTGGACTCGATCGTGCACGACAGCGTCTTGGCCGCCCTGCTCTCGGCGGCCGCGGCCGGAACGCCCAAGGGCGCCGAGCTCGCCTCGACGATGGCGAGGGAGGCCATCACCCGGCTCAATGAGGCCGGCTCGATCCCCGCCGGCGATGACAGCATGGTGCCCTTCAGTGAACTCAAGGACAAGATCCGGGCCCTCGCGGGCCGGTTCGAAGAGCCGATCGAGTTCATCGACTGCGACGCCGAGAACCTCAGCCTGCCCGCCTACGCCAGCGAGGCGCTCTACGCGGCCACCGCGCAGGCCGTCAGCAACAGCGTCCAGCACGCCGGAGCCCCCGGCGCGCCGGTGCCGCGGTCGGTGCGGATGAACGCCAATCTGCTCGGCGGCTGCACCATCGAGATCGCCGATTCCGGTGTGGGCTTCGACCCCGAGCTGGTGCCGAGCGAACGATTGGGCCTGCGCATCTCCATCCGGGAGCGCGTGGCCACGGCCGGCGGCACGGTGCACGTGCGCAGCGGCCTCGGCCGGGGCACGTCGATCCAGATCGAGTGGCCGCTGAGCGACGGCGGTGACGACGCGTGA